The Cellulomonas flavigena DSM 20109 DNA segment GCTCTCGCGCATGTTCAAGGCCTACGACGTGCGAGGGCTCGCACCGGGCGAGCTCGACGCCGAGGTGGCGTACGCCGTCGGTGCCGGGTTCGCCGACGTCGTCGTCGTCCCCGAGGCGCGCCCCGGTGACCGCCCGCGCGCGGTCCTCGGAGCCGACATGCGGCCGTCCGGCGGTCCGCTCGCCGACGCGTTCGCCGCCGGGCTGACGGCTCGCGGCGCGGACGTCGTCCGGCTGGGACTCACGTCGACGGACGAGATGTACTACGCGGCCGGGTCGCTCGACGTCCCGGGCGTCATGGTCACCGCGAGCCACAACCCGGCGCCGTACAACGGCTTCAAGCTCTGCCGGGCAGGTGCGCGTCCGGTCGCCCGCGGCTCGGGTCTCGACGCGGTCCGCGACGCGGCCGAGCTGCACCTGCGCGGTACCGCGAGCCCGCACCCCGCGGCGCCGGGCCGCACCGACCACCAGGACGTGCTCGGTGGGTACGCCGCCTTCCTGCGCTCGCTCGTCGACCTGTCGGACGTCCGCCCGCTCACGGTCGTCGTCGACGCGGGCAACGGCATGGCGGGCCTGACGACGCCCGCCGTGCTCGGCGAGGCCGCCGGGCTGCCGGGCCTGCCCGTCACCGTGATCCCGCTGCACTTCACGCTCGACGGCACGTTCCCGAACCACGAGGCGAACCCCACGCGGCCGGAGAACCTCGAGGACCTGCGGCGCGCGGTCCTCGAGCACGGCGCCGACGTCGGCCTGGCGTTCGACGGCGACGCCGACCGGTGCTGCGTCGTCGACGAGACCGGGACGCCGGTCAGCCCGTCCGCGCTCACGGTGCTCGTCGGGCTGCGCGAGATCGAGCGCGAACGGGCGGCGGGGCGCGAGCCCACGATCGTCCACAACCTGATCTCCTCGCGCGCGGTCCCCGAGCTGCTCGGTGCCGCGGGCGCACGCCTCGTGCGGACCCGCGTCGGTCACGCCGACGTGAAGGCCGCCATGGCACGCCACGGCGCCGTCTTCGGCGGTGAGCACAGCGCGCACTACTACTTCCGTGACTTCTACTGCGTCGACAGCGGCATGCTCGCCGCCCTCCACCTGCTCGCGACCGTCGGCGCGCAGGACAGGCCGCTGTCGGCGCTGGTCCGCGACCTGGACCCGTACTCCGCCAGCGGGGAGATCGACCACGTGGTCCCGGACGTCGCCGGGGCGCGCGCACGGATCCTCGAGGCGTACGTCCGGCGGGTCGACGCGCCGCCCGTGGAGGTCGACGAGCTGGACGGGCTGACGGTCTCGAGCTGGGCACCGGGCTCGGGCTGGTGGTTCAACGTGCGGGCGTCCAACACCGAGCCGCTGGTGCGCCTCAACGTGGAGGCGACGAGCGACGACGTGATGCAGGACGTGCGCGAGACCGTGCTGCGCCTCCTCGCGGTGGGCTGAGGCCGGACCCCGGCGCCCCGCCCGTCACCGGCGCCGCCGCACCGACCCGTCCGGGCGCAGCTCGACCACCGTGCCGGCGCCGAGGCGGCCGAGGAAGTCGTCGTCGTGGCTCACGACGAGGATCGCGCCCCGGTAGGCCTCCAGCGCCTCGACCAGCTGGGTCACGCTCGGGATGTCGAGGTTGTTCGTCGGCTCGTCGAGGATCAGCAGCTGCGCCGGCGGCTCCATGAGCAGCAGCCGGGCCAGGTTGACCCGGAACCGCTCGCCACCGGACAGCGTCGCGACGGGACGGTCGACGTCCGGCCCGCGCAGCAGCAGCCGGGCGAGGTGGTTGCGGACGTCGCCCGGGGTGGCCCGGGGGGCGACGTCGCGGACGTTGTCGAGGGCCGAGCGGGTGTCGTCCAGGTCGTCGAGGCGCTGCGGCAGGTACCCGACACGGTCGGTGAGGAGGCGGCCGTGCGGGCGGCCGGGGACGGGAGGTGCGCCGGTGACCAGCTGGTCGAGGAGCATCGACTTGCCGACGCCGTTCGGTCCGACGAGCGCGACCCGCTCCGGCCCTTGGACCACGACCACGCTCGCGCCGTCGTGCAGCTCGACGAGGCGCCGGCCGCGCGGGACGTCCGGGTCGGGCAGCGTGAGGTGGATGTGGTCCTCCTCCCGCACGCGGGCGTCCGCGGCGTCGACCGCCGCCTGCGCGGCCTGGACCCGCGCGGCCAGGGTCGTGCGCAGCGACCCCGCCGACGCCCGTGCGCTGCTCGCACGGGTGCGGGCGACGATCCGCGGGATGCCGCCGTCGCGCTGCGTGGCGCGTGCGGTGCGCTCGCGGCGCGCGAGCTTCGTCTCCGCCTCGATGCGCTGCCGCTTCTCCGCACTCAGCGTCTGCTGCGCGGTGCGGGCCGCCTGCTGCGCCGCGGCCTGCTCCTGCGCGCGGTGCTCGGCCCATGCGCTGTACGGTCCGCCGACCACCTCGAGCCCACCGGTGTGCAGCTCGGCCGTGGCGTCCATCTGCTCGAGCAGCGTCCGGTCGTGGCTGACCACCACGAGCGCCCCGGGCCACGTGCGGACGAGGTCGGCCAGGCGCTCACGTGTGGGCCGGTCGAGGTTGTTCGTCGGCTCGTCGAGGAGCGTGACCGGTGTGCGGCGCAGCCGCAGGCCCGTCAGCGCGACGAGCACGGCCTCACCGCCGGAGAGCTCGCCGACGCGGCGGTCGAGACCGATCCCGGCGAGCCCGACGTCGTCCAGCGCCTTGTCCGCGCGGGCCTCGACGTCCCAGTCGTCGCCGACGGTGTCGAAGTGCCGGACGTCGACGTCGCCGGCCTCGATCGCGCGCAGCGCGGCCACCACGCGGTCGACGCCGAGCAGCTCCGCGACGCTCGTCGCACGACCGAGGGTGAGCGTCTGCGGCAGGTAGCCGACCTCGCCGGTCGTCTCGACGCGGCCGGACGTCGGTGGCAGCACGCCCGCGACCAGCCGCAGGAGCGTGGACTTGCCGGCACCGTTGCGCCCGACCAGACCGGTCCGGCCGGTCGTGAACGTCCCGCTGACGTGGTCGAGGACGACCGTTCCGTCGGGCAGCTCGAGGACGACGTCGTGCAGGGTGACGACCGGGGAGGGCATGCGTAGGGGTCCTCCGTTCTGCGGTGGGCGCGGTGGTGGGTCAGCCACGCCCCGTCGTCGCGTGGTCCGTGCCCGGCGCGTCGACGTGGCGGGACACCCAGGTCTCGACCTCGGCGAGGGCCCGTGCGGGCTCGGCGAAGAGCACCCCGGACCACCCGTGCCGGCGTGCCGCCTCGACGTTGAGGGCGTTGTCGTCGACGAGCAGCACGCGGTCCCCGGGGACGCCCGTCGCCCGCTCGACGTGCTCCCAGAAGCCGGCCTCCGGCTTGCGGTGGCCGACCGCGCTGCTGTCGAACACCCAGTCGAAGGCCTCCACCTCCAGCAACGCACCCCATACGGTGCGCCACTCGGCCACGTTGTTCGTCCCGATCGCGTGCTCGACGGGCGCGGGGTACCGCGCGACGGCAGCAAGGACGTCCACGGCCGCGACGCTCTCGTGGAAGGGGTGCGGCGCTCCCCAGATCCCCCGGGCGTCCGCGGGCGTGCAGCGGCCGCCCTCGCCGTTGACGCGTGCGGCGAGGTCGGTCGCGAAGTCGTCGAGAGCCAGGCGCCCCGTCTCGACCCGGTCCCACGCCCCCTCGTCGCCCAGCAGCCGGTGGCGGACGCGGTCCCAGACGGTGACGTCCAGCCCGACCCGGCGGGCGAACGCCGCCTGGTCGGCGCTCGCCCCCGTGACGAGCACGCCGTGCAGGTCCCAGACGATCAGGGCGCGCGTGACCCCGTTCACGAGCGCCGGGAACGACGGTAGGCCTCGATCAGCTCGGCGCTGCGCGCGTCGGCCTGCCGGGCCGTCCGCGGCTCCGGCACCGCGGCCGTCGCCGGCAGCGGGTGGTCGAGGAAGGCGAGCACGTCGCGCACGGTGGCGTCGTAGTCCGCGGTCAGCCACTCGTAGTCGACCTCGAGCACGGGGACGTCGAGCGCGGCCAGGTGCTGCGACCACCGCGCGTCGTGCGCGTCGATGGTCCCGACCACGCGCTCGATCTCCTCGAGGGGGTCGCCGCCACCGGTCGCCCAGTACGGCTCGGGGTGCCGCACCTCGTCGACCGCCGACCCGTCGGCGGGCGCCACGTACGTCCCCGTCGCCTGGGCGCGCAGCATCGAGACCGCCTGCGCGACCCGGTCCCGCCGCCGTAGCCGGACGACGACGGCGTCGGAGCGCGCGGCGCGGGGCACGGCGCCCCGGACGTCGTCGAGCCACCCGTCGTCGAGGGCCGCCGCGAGCTGGTACCAGTGCACCTTGGCGCCGAACACGGCACCCGG contains these protein-coding regions:
- a CDS encoding phosphomannomutase/phosphoglucomutase; its protein translation is MSAQLSRMFKAYDVRGLAPGELDAEVAYAVGAGFADVVVVPEARPGDRPRAVLGADMRPSGGPLADAFAAGLTARGADVVRLGLTSTDEMYYAAGSLDVPGVMVTASHNPAPYNGFKLCRAGARPVARGSGLDAVRDAAELHLRGTASPHPAAPGRTDHQDVLGGYAAFLRSLVDLSDVRPLTVVVDAGNGMAGLTTPAVLGEAAGLPGLPVTVIPLHFTLDGTFPNHEANPTRPENLEDLRRAVLEHGADVGLAFDGDADRCCVVDETGTPVSPSALTVLVGLREIERERAAGREPTIVHNLISSRAVPELLGAAGARLVRTRVGHADVKAAMARHGAVFGGEHSAHYYFRDFYCVDSGMLAALHLLATVGAQDRPLSALVRDLDPYSASGEIDHVVPDVAGARARILEAYVRRVDAPPVEVDELDGLTVSSWAPGSGWWFNVRASNTEPLVRLNVEATSDDVMQDVRETVLRLLAVG
- a CDS encoding ABC-F family ATP-binding cassette domain-containing protein produces the protein MPSPVVTLHDVVLELPDGTVVLDHVSGTFTTGRTGLVGRNGAGKSTLLRLVAGVLPPTSGRVETTGEVGYLPQTLTLGRATSVAELLGVDRVVAALRAIEAGDVDVRHFDTVGDDWDVEARADKALDDVGLAGIGLDRRVGELSGGEAVLVALTGLRLRRTPVTLLDEPTNNLDRPTRERLADLVRTWPGALVVVSHDRTLLEQMDATAELHTGGLEVVGGPYSAWAEHRAQEQAAAQQAARTAQQTLSAEKRQRIEAETKLARRERTARATQRDGGIPRIVARTRASSARASAGSLRTTLAARVQAAQAAVDAADARVREEDHIHLTLPDPDVPRGRRLVELHDGASVVVVQGPERVALVGPNGVGKSMLLDQLVTGAPPVPGRPHGRLLTDRVGYLPQRLDDLDDTRSALDNVRDVAPRATPGDVRNHLARLLLRGPDVDRPVATLSGGERFRVNLARLLLMEPPAQLLILDEPTNNLDIPSVTQLVEALEAYRGAILVVSHDDDFLGRLGAGTVVELRPDGSVRRRR
- a CDS encoding HAD-IA family hydrolase yields the protein MNGVTRALIVWDLHGVLVTGASADQAAFARRVGLDVTVWDRVRHRLLGDEGAWDRVETGRLALDDFATDLAARVNGEGGRCTPADARGIWGAPHPFHESVAAVDVLAAVARYPAPVEHAIGTNNVAEWRTVWGALLEVEAFDWVFDSSAVGHRKPEAGFWEHVERATGVPGDRVLLVDDNALNVEAARRHGWSGVLFAEPARALAEVETWVSRHVDAPGTDHATTGRG
- a CDS encoding Stf0 sulfotransferase, which produces MPGPVAAYVVACQERTGSNLLCGALSAQGGLGAPDEWLGRSRLHQRLVDSGTAAPSSTPGAPRPGDLDAYVDAMAARTAPGAVFGAKVHWYQLAAALDDGWLDDVRGAVPRAARSDAVVVRLRRRDRVAQAVSMLRAQATGTYVAPADGSAVDEVRHPEPYWATGGGDPLEEIERVVGTIDAHDARWSQHLAALDVPVLEVDYEWLTADYDATVRDVLAFLDHPLPATAAVPEPRTARQADARSAELIEAYRRSRRS